The following are from one region of the Pocillopora verrucosa isolate sample1 chromosome 3, ASM3666991v2, whole genome shotgun sequence genome:
- the LOC131782019 gene encoding uncharacterized protein has translation MQISSSNPFAVASHKASNRFITVVGRCVPMKGHHLLNLAQVNMDFDLGNGNPQSGEWNAEFNTNDTSSDVNKTVTASQFIAGFYALLFYLVLLIFSILGVCFRACVKMFSSRATSLLFLIGTMLACVNVLCNSDNLEVRVYFRLPTAFLVGIVFVLAGAVFFFSKPEEVANQTTLARQQPSMGLVVGVISIPLIIVEIFLLAAASASKNKSDPEPLPPKSWALVVADKTTFLVQKVVQAIVYILLLRYRTICPRYKENAKFYLKTLAFFNFIEWVDSQVNEDTDIKLSHTNLSYNAWFDILTVFYKALIIDYRLLCSLLFLEHSLEDEMADNYDEVNDTPNRNMTLKKEQYRAAGFIFGFLSLSAPICTALYYVKNLNIPPWVHVFAIIINFTIVGCGAVFLSSNDLTGDRERHPESSGVQNMVCFLGAVGLTCWIAKAPISAYWAATENGDVSQYFAWVATKYIARSISTMFLMGLFLKVKVQSLARRNSEMIRNHFLVPAMILAIFGAFAESLIDQFVGPVDRRLREEIHDTSLDLLFTAGPPMYLGFLIHMVLHFVIIQAEIVKRG, from the exons ATGCAGATTTCTTCCTCGAACCCGTTCGCTGTAGCGTCACACAAGGCGAGCAATAGGTTTATCACAGTTGTCGGTCGCTGTGTTCCTATGAAAGGCCATCATTTGTTAAATCTCGCTCAAGTCAACATGGATTTCGATCTTGGGAACGGAAACCCACAGTCCGGCGAATGGAATGCCGAATTTAACACGAATGATACCTCAAGTGatgtaaacaaaacagtaactGCGTCTCAATTCATCGCTGGATTTTATGCACTGCTCTTCTACCTCGTCCTTCTCATCTTTAGTATACTTGGCGTTTGTTTCAGAGCATGTGTCAAGATGTTTTCATCTCGAGCCACCTCTCTCCTCTTTTTAATAGGGACGATGCTAGCCTGTGTAAACGTGCTCTGCAATTCGGACAACTTAGAGGTGAGAGTATACTTTCGCCTGCCCACGGCTTTTCTCGTTGGAATCGTCTTTGTTTTGGCTGGAGCGGTGTTCTTCTTCTCCAAACCTGAAGAAGTGGCCAATCAAACTACCTTAGCGAGACAGCAACCCTCAATGGGACTTGTTGTCGGAGTAATATCCATCCCTTTGATCATCGTCGAGATATTTCTCCTTGCTGCAGCTAGTGCTTCAAAGAACAAAAGCGATCCGGAACCACTTCCTCCAAAGTCTTGGGCTCTTGTTGTCGCAGACAAGACAACGTTTCTTGTCCAGAAGGTTGTCCAAGCAATTGTATATATTTTGTTGTTAAGATATAGGACAATCTGTCCAAGGTACAAAGAAAATGCTAAGTTTTATTTGAAGACCCTGGCGTTCTTTAATTTCATCGAATGGGTAGACTCCCAAGTAAACGAAGACACCGATATCAAGTTAAGTCACACTAACCTGTCTTACAATGCTTGGTTCGATATCCTTACAGTATTTTACAAGGCCTTGATAATAGATTACCGCCTTCTATGCTCACTTCTGTTCCTTGAGCATTCATTAGAGGACGAAATGGCGGACAATTACGACGAAGTAAACGACACACCTAATAGAAACATGACCTTGAAAAAAGAACAATATAGAGCTGCAGGATTTATTTTTGGCTTCTTGAGTCTGTCTGCACCAATCTGCACAGCACTGTATTATGTTAAGAACCTTAATATCCCTCCATGGGTCCATGTGTTTGCCATTATAATCAATTTTACCATTGTTGGTTGTGGAGCAGTCTTTTTATCAAGCAATGATTTAACTGGTGATAGGGAAAGGCATCCGGAATCATCTGGAGTCCAAAACATG GTATGTTTTTTGGGTGCTGTGGGACTCACCTGTTGGATAGCCAAAGCACCAATCTCTGCTTATTGGGCAGCTACCGAAAATGGCGACGTCTCCCAATACTTTGCCTGGGTCGCAACGAAGTATATTGCTCGCAGCATTTCCACAATGTTTCTGATGGGTCTTTTTCTGAAAGTTAAAGTGCAATCCTTGGCACGTAGAAATTCGGAAATGATTAGAAATCATTTTTTAGTGCCTGCTATGATATTAGCAATATTTGGAGCTTTTGCAGAGAGTTTAATCGATCAGTTTGTAGGACCGGTGGACAGGAGACTCAG AGAGGAAATCCATGATACAAGTCTGGATCTCCTGTTTACAGCTGGTCCACCGATGTACCTTGGATTTCTGATTCATATGGTTTTGCATTTTGTTATTATACAAGCAGAGATTGTCAAACGTGGTTGA
- the LOC131781993 gene encoding peptide deformylase, translating to MALSPLKLPKLCGSRAYILPKARQVSKWIPSSIRTLLNIDSLQARQIGDPILREEAETVDITTIHSPEFKQMIERMFRVMRKAEGFGIAAPQIGVGLRVIVVEFTGKHIKMLKDKGATDKELKRLGIALVPPKVFINPEYKTIDQTLLAFREGCLSVEGYSAVVPRAKEIEVSALDTEARPVTWRTRGWPARIIQHEVDHLNGNLFIDSMLYKSFQKNDWRNYTKK from the coding sequence ATGGCCCTCTCTCCCTTAAAATTACCTAAGTTATGTGGTTCTCGTGCATATATTCTTCCCAAAGCTCGCCAAGTTTCAAAGTGGATTCCTAGCTCGATCAGAACACTCCTAAATATTGACAGCCTGCAAGCGCGACAAATAGGCGATCCAATATTACGCGAGGAAGCAGAGACAGTGGACATCACAACTATACATTCTCCCGAATTCAAACAAATGATTGAGCGAATGTTCAGGGTCATGAGAAAGGCAGAAGGTTTTGGCATCGCTGCGCCACAGATTGGAGTTGGACTTCGCGTAATCGTGGTCGAGTTTACTGGAAAACACATCAAAATGTTAAAAGACAAAGGAGCAACGGACAAAGAACTAAAACGTCTTGGGATTGCTTTAGTCCCACCGAAAGTTTTTATCAACCCTGAGTACAAAACAATCGACCAAACTCTGCTTGCGTTCCGTGAGGGGTGTTTAAGTGTTGAAGGTTATTCAGCGGTTGTTCCTCGGGCCAAAGAGATCGAAGTTTCTGCGCTTGATACAGAAGCTCGACCAGTCACGTGGAGAACTAGGGGATGGCCAGCGAGAATCATACAGCACGAGGTTGATCACTTAAATGGAAATCTCTTTATTGACTCCATGCTTTATAAATCGTTTCAAAAGAACGATTGGAGAAATTACACCAAGAAATAA
- the LOC131781992 gene encoding uncharacterized protein gives MATHPSTFYALSDVKLPERVVLWDETEVAKKQIEQVGASACGATAVLNVLKLLGRSASVDEANNAVKTKLRDLEAPLPQYLSSRSVAGTTHIDLIEGLGKLTCGEIVGQFFHTYPERDFDLENWLKYWLVHGAIPVATLNCQKVPLTDGTIPDAWHHQVICGVSSNGVHLTNPEAVCPFNEISKQLCSESVLLIRRHDIIRRWSNNIDYSSWNSDGINQRWIELKVQEQINRMVKEETLLLLHGSEIKHRELLTTHITIPAAYKSGITLFALRDSRTHGLLENSTELPIKLINQRKDIEEQYSGGQINLSINV, from the exons ATGGCGACACATCCTTCGACATTTTACGCGCTAAGTGACGTTAAGCTACCTGAGAGAGTTGTCCTCTGGGACGAGACTGAGGTGGCTAAAAAGCAGATAGAACAAGTCGGTGCATCTGCTTGTGGAGCTACAGCAGTTTTAAATGTTCTG AAATTGCTTGGAAGATCTGCATCAGTGGATGAGGCAAATAATGCAGTAAAAACCAAGCTAAGAGATCTTGAAGCTCCTTTACCACAATATCTTTCATCTCGTAGTGTTGCGGGAACAACACATATAGATCTCATCGAGGGCCTAGGAAAACTAACCTGTGGAGAAATTGTTGGGCAGTTCTTTCACACGTACCCTGAACGTGACTTTGACTTAGAAAATTGGCTGAAATATTGGCTCGTACATGGTGCCATACCTGTAGCAACCTTAAATTGTCAAAAGGTTCCTTTGACTGATGGAACAATACCAGATGCTTGGCATCATCAAGTTATTTGTGGTGTGAGCAGCAATGGGGTTCATCTTACTAATCCAGAGGCAGTGTGCCCCTTTAATGAAATATCTAAACAGCTTTGCAGTGAATCCGTTCTTCTCATTCGCCGGCATGACATCATACGGCGATGGAGTAACAATATTGACTATTCTTCTTGGAACTCTGATGGAATAAATCAAAGGTGGATTGAATTGAAAGTCCAAGAGCAGATTAATCGCATGGTAAAAGAAGAAACACTTCTTCTACTTCATGGAAGTGAAATTAAACACAGAGAGCTGTTAACAACACACATCACTATTCCTGCTGCATACAAATCAGGGATTACTCTGTTTGCTCTAAGGGATTCTAGGACACATGGACTTTTAGAAAACAGCACTGAACTTCCTATTAAGCTTATCAATCAGAGAAAAGATATTGAAGAACAATACTCTGGAGGGCAGATAAATCTGAGCATCAATGTATAA
- the LOC131782009 gene encoding 3-ketodihydrosphingosine reductase produces the protein MLEWVIIAALACVSSLFLIDILNTKKTEINGAHAVVTGGSSGIGKALAIKLAKCGANVTIIARNMSRLEETLKEVKKHLAPERKVLALSVDLTTNAEDVENTLDQASEALGPIDILINCAGFAVCGLFEETSIEDFKAMINTNYLASVFTSHAVIKRMKQRRKGHLVFVSSIGGQFGILGFTAYSPSKFAVRGFAETLFMEVKPYDIAVSVAFPPDTDTPGFENENKNKPEETHLISSSGGLFTPEQVASNIVVGIKDRRFMISCGFDGYVVSTLTAGLAPISSLMELLTQVILMGPLRFVLAFYLYYYDRIVFKGMQKREQSKKTE, from the exons ATGTTGGAGTGGGTCATTATTGCAGCTCTCGCCTGTGTATCGAGCCTTTTTCTCATTGACATTTTGAATacgaagaaaactgaaattaacGGAGCTCATGCTGTG GTTACTGGTGGGTCAAGTGGAATTGGAAAGGCTTTAGCGATAAAACTGGCCAAATGTGGAGCCAACGTGACAATTATCGCTCGAAATATG AGTAGACTAGAGGAAACATTGAAAGAAGTGAAGAAACATCTAGCTCCAGAGAGGAAG GTCTTAGCTTTGTCTGTAGATCTTACTACTAATGCAGAAGATGTAGAGAATACTTTAGATCAG gcATCTGAAGCCTTAGGCCCTATAGACATTCTTATCAACTGCGCTGGCTTTGCAGTCTGTGGCTTGTTTGAAGAAACTTCAATTGAGGATTTTAAG GCAATGATAAACACTAACTATTTGGCTAGTGTGTTCACAAGTCATGCTGTCATAAAAAGGATGAAGCAGCGGAGAAAAGGTCACCTTGTGTTTGTATCGTCAATAGGAGGGCAG TTTGGTATATTGGGATTTACAGCTTATTCACCTTCAAAGTTTGCAGTTAGGGGTTTTGCAGAAACATTGTTCATGGAG GTGAAGCCTTATGATATTGCTGTCTCTGTGGCTTTTCCACCAGATACAGACACACCAGGATTtgaaaatgagaataaaaacaag CCTGAAGAAACCCATCTAATAAGTAGCTCAGGAGGTCTTTTTACTCCAGAACAAGTTGCAAGTAACATAGTTGTAGGGATCAAG GACAGACGATTCATGATATCATGTGGCTTTGATGGATACGTAGTGAGCACGTTGACAGCAGGTTTGGCTCCGATCTCATCGTTAATGGAGCTACTAACACAA GTTATTCTGATGGGACCACTCAGATTTGTGCTGGCATTCTATCTGTATTATTATGATCGTATTGTGTTTAAAGGGatgcaaaagagagaacaaagcaaaaagacAGAGTAG
- the LOC131781994 gene encoding peptide deformylase, mitochondrial-like, translating to MVLSPTKLSLVGSFYVQHLIKARKVSKWVPNSIRKFLKLDSLQARQIGDPTLRQQAENVDITTIRSPEFKQMIERMFKVMRKANVSSISAPQIGVRLRVIALEKTAKQIKELKEAEVTDQDIKTFGIVKIPPTVLINPKYKIIDSTSVTLRENCVSFKGYSALVPRAKEIEVSALDREARPVMWRINGWPARLIQHEVDHLNGKLFVDSMLPETLMDDNWRSFTRK from the coding sequence ATGGTTCTTTCTCCCACAAAACTTTCTCTGGTAGGATCTTTTTACGTTCAACATCTCATCAAAGCTcgaaaagtttcaaaatgggTTCCTAACTCGATCAGAAAATTCCTCAAACTAGACAGCCTACAAGCTCGACAAATCGGCGATCCTACCCTTCGACAACAGGCAGAGAACGTGGACATCACAACTATTCGTTCTCCCGAGTTCAAGCAGATGATAGAGCGAATGTTCAAAGTTATGAGAAAAGCTAACGTTTCTTCTATCTCTGCACCACAGATTGGAGTAAGACTTCGAGTGATTGCTCTTGAGAAAACCGCTAAGCAAATCAAAGAGTTAAAGGAAGCAGAAGTAACCGATCAAGACATCAAAACTTTTGGAATTGTGAAGATTCCTCCCACAGTTCTAATCAACCCTAAGTACAAAATAATTGATTCTACTTCAGTAACATTACGCGAGAACTGTGTTAGCTTCAAAGGCTATTCAGCTCTCGTTCCTCGAGCAAAAGAAATCGAAGTTTCTGCACTTGATAGAGAAGCTCGGCCGGTCATGTGGAGGATTAATGGATGGCCTGCGAGATTGATTCAACACGAGGTTGATCACCTTAATGGAAAGCTATTTGTGGACTCCATGCTTCCTGAAACATTGATGGATGATAACTGGAGAtcttttacaaggaaataa